From Pristiophorus japonicus isolate sPriJap1 chromosome 1, sPriJap1.hap1, whole genome shotgun sequence, a single genomic window includes:
- the LOC139271888 gene encoding uncharacterized protein isoform X5 codes for MSVCGRLWRSVAAARAASKAEFCSKLPLSRPALRCSAALAVSAKSFATGGEQEAAGKNYVIIEKNGSIMTIGLNRPEVRNAVNRNTALQLLEAFTTFERDKALTAAVLYGTGGHFCAGYDLKELAQAAVSVKFDQDVTKDPGPMDPDGRRFIERNYQGNGGSRRLMMRRRPYPQRIFREKRSYLDLTDPQCVRRLHFQKEVINEICQLIKADLQPSTINITALSAEMKVTAALSFYACSSF; via the exons ATGTCAGTCTGTGGCCGCTTGTGGCGGTCTGTGGCCGCTGCTCGAGCTGCGAGTAAGGCAGAATTCTGCTCCAAGCTGCCGCTGTCGAGACCGGCCCTGCGCTGCAGCGCAGCCCTGGCTGTATCCGCCAAGAGTTTTGCAACAGGCGGCGAGCAGGAAGCAG CTGGAAAGAACTATGTAATCATTGAGAAGAATGGATCGATTATGACCATCGGGCTGAATAGGCCAGAAGTAAGGAATGCTGTAAACAGGAATACAGCCCTACAACTACTGGAAGCATTCACAACCTTTGAGAGGGACAAAGCTTTGACAGCAGCTGTATTATATGGAACAG GAGGTCACTTCTGTGCTGGTTATGATTTAAAGGAGTTGGCTCAAGCTGCAGTGTCTGTTAAATTTGATCAGGATGTCACCAAGGATCCAGGTCCTATG gatccagatgggagaaggtttattgagcggaattatcagggtaatggaggaagtcgcagactgatgatgaggaggaggccttacccccaaaggattttcagggagaagcgctcatatttGGACCTGACAGAtccacagtgcgttcgaaggctgcacttccaaaaagaggtgatcaatgagatttgccagctcattaaggcagacctgcagcccagtaccatcaacattactgcactctctgctgagatgaaggtgactgcagcactttccttttatgcatgcagcTCTTTTTAG